Below is a genomic region from Raphanus sativus cultivar WK10039 chromosome 4, ASM80110v3, whole genome shotgun sequence.
caatgtaagtagttttaacatttcaaagcaactttatatttattgaatagTGTGTGACCAATTAAATAATGTTagctattttattattggttgaaataatacattaaatgatactttttaacaaatgattacttttcttaatattagtgtttttagctaaaactacttacaatttaaaacagagggagtatattatAAAGGTTTTTTCTAATCTTGCGGGGTTCATGTCCTTCTATCTTTTTGATTAGAGTTTAGATCTTTAATCTCAACAATGATTGTTTCTTAATATAAAAGGCATAGTTTAAACAGACACCACCAATATAGATAGCCGTGGAAGTATAGATGTAGTGAACATTTGAGTATGGTTGGTAAACATAGACAAAAATGCTAACGCTATTTGCTTGACCAaagataataattattattttttggactGAAAGAAGCACAATTATTGGCAAAGGAATTGGATTTATAGAACATGCATGCATGCATCCTATATTTCCTATCCATGGAATCTAACTTGGTAGGTTCAGAAAAAGAgactttattattttaatgaaaagGGAACCTTTATTATAAAGGCTTTATGTTGATTAAAATGGATAGTTGTAACTTACCAAACGtacttttaaatctttataataaACATTGTCCAAAGCATGTGATAAAGATGATGACAGGGTCGAATAGTTGACTTGGACGGCTACAATTTTgaagattcaaaatattaaaacatcgATCTTGTGTAATTCTCATGACTTATTAATCCGTGTAGAGAAACTCTATAAAGATCATTTAACTTGGCCTGTTGGCAAGACATATCTAGATTACAATAATAATGGCACATGACAAGAAAATTGATCTAACTCACCAAATATGTAATAGACAAGATGAATTTGAGAGTGGGGTCAAGATATATTGGATAGCAAAGACAAGGGAGTTGGAGCAGCTGAGCTTGTCCCTATAGATCATGGTCTATGCCTCCCTGAGTGCCTAGATGATCCTTACTTTGAATGTCTTAACTGGCCTCAAGCTTTGGTTCCGTTCACAGACACTGAGCTGGAGTATATATCTAATCTAGATCCTTTCAAAGACGCGGAGCTTCTTAGACATGAACTGCACTATTTGCCTGAATCTGCTATACGTGTCCTTATTTCTTGAAACAAGCAGCAGCTTCAGGgcttttcttctttctcatcCTCCATTGTATCATGTTATTCTGAACATTAATTACCATTAAATTTCAGTATAAAATTAGTTGTAATGTATGTATGCAACTGATGTAATCAGGAATATATGCAAAGCAAGTTAAGTTTCCTAGTACTTTTacctgaaaattatttttaactcaATCAAACGAATACATATAAACgaatacattaataaaaatacatatttgaatgtatatataaacaattatttagtTATGATGTTCATTGAATTGATAATGCatatatcaataaatatttgtaagatAATTATACCATAATGGGacaatatatgtttattttttgggTTTGGAAAAATAATTCTCTCATTTTAAATCCAACACTATGAGTctcaaactattttttattattgttaatgTTATTAGGCAATGTGGAGATGATGCTTGTGTCTACCTAACCAAATCGAATTAGTTGAGCTTTGAGATTAAACATAAAGTAAGAAAGCACAAATGGCTCATCGTACATACATAATGTGAGCTTTGAGATTAAACGTAAGTAAGAAAGCCCCAAGGTTGCATTGTATTATCATTCACacgatttatattattattaaacacCAAAGATAGAGCTTCTTGAGAGAAAGAGAAATTTCTAGATAAGCCTCCTCTGCTTCTTGAAAGCCATGACCTTGTCCTCGATCTCGTCGTCCTTCTTGTTGGCAAACTCAATCATATGAGCTACAATAAAGACAAGAATTCATGAGAAGTTTGTTTTACATTGAAATCGAAGAATcaattagaaacaaaaaaaagaaaattcatgtGCTTACCTGGGACAGTATAGCCCAAACCAATTTCACCGTTGCCAAGGGGACGGTTACTTAGGACTGAAGCTACGCGAGAAATATCTAACTTGAATCCTCCCACATTAGTTCCATGAAGAGCCAGCGCCCTAGCTTCTCCTTCTTGTAGGGAAAAATAGACATTAGTCAGCTTGTCGAGAGTATCGACAAAAACATGAGTTATCTCCCCACAATCAGAGAAAACTTCTTTCAAAACCGTCTCGACTTCGTCTACAGGGAGGTTAGTGTCATATCCCCTAACCGAAACGCCATACCAACTGCAGCAGTTAATTTTAGCAAATGAGTTATCTTAACGACAAACAATACATAAGATGAttatacccaaaaaaaaaaaaaagagctaaCTCATCTTACAATTTTGGGTCATTCATTAGTTCGTTAATCAGAGAGGATCTATAGCGTGCTGcctcctcatcttcttcatccgaTTCAACCTTAACAAGAGCATTCCATCCTCCAACATCAGTTCCATTAAGTTGCAAGGCCTTCTCTTCTGCCCCATCTCCGAAAAGAATAACTAAAGCACGTCTTttaagacaaacaaacaaaaacaccCTGTTTTTTTAGCTTAGCGGCAAGAAATTAACAATGCAAAATATATCAAGAGACGCACAAACCTGTCGAGATTAGGGCTATGATCAGGGTCTTTGGGAACAATAACCCTTGTAACGTCGCCACATGAACTGAAGAGATCAATCAGTTCCTTCTTGATATCATCCTCAGGCAGATTAGGGTTGTATCCCGCCACAGAAATCAAAGCTCTAGAAAGATACCAACAGTTAACAATTAACATACACGACAAGTATccccaaacaaacaaacaaataaataaataaaagaatttaatTACCGGGGCTTGCCACTGATCCTGTCGGCAAAGGCTTTTTCAGCAGCTTCACTCTCGAACTCTTCCCTCTCGGATCTCAGGATGTCGTACGCGTCCATGGTGAAGAGGCAAATAACCCTAAGCCGCCCGCTTTACGATATGCTTCCTTTTTTATTAGCTAAAGAAACTCAAAACTGAAGCACACAAACTCAATCTCAAAACTCAAAGGTATGCAATACTATATAGAGATTAAAGTTTCCTAAACTCTTAGGAACTagctttccttttttttttaatgaaaactttcctattttttttttaatgaaaacttTCCTACTTTGGTTAGGACTTGTGTAACTTCTTCACCAAGTTAACTTCAAAATTATCTCCAACATATATAAgtccaaaatatttaagagaAGATTAAAGGCTTCTTGCTCGCACTACTATCCAAATCGAATTGATGATCTCGGTCGAGAAAGTATACACAAACACAAGACTACCCACCGTTGGTGCCCTTGTGGCTGAGGTGACAATGGCTATTGTCTCCGGAGCTCAGCCTATGCCTTTACCAAGTGGCTTGGGAGGAGCCTTTAGCTTTAAACAACCCTAAAAAGTCTGTAAGTTTAGGCTAGGGCAACCTGGTATGCAACATTCTATTTCTGTTGGTGAAACTGGTGTAAGAGAGTTAGCTGATTACTTACTTGACTACCAAGGCTTCTCCAGTGTTCCACCAACAGCTTTGGTTAGTATCTCACATGTTCCTTTCCACGTCAGCGATGGCTTCTCCTCCATGTCCTATAAGGTTACTTCCTTGCAGAGATTTGTGTGTAATGATTTTGAAGCCGGAGAGTTAAGTCCAGGAAGCTTCACGGTTGGTTCGGTTTATAGGATACGTATACTTGATGTGAGAGTCTTGAACCTTGACAGACACGCAGGGAAGATGTTGGTGAAGAGAAGTGAACAAGACAAGGGAGCTGGGACCGCTGAGCTTGTCCTTATAGATCATAGTCTCTGCCTCCCTGAGTGCCTAGATGATCCTTACTTTGAATGGCTTAACTAGTCTCAAGCTTTGGTTCCATTCGCTGTAACTGAGCTGGAGTATATATCTAATCTAGATCCTTTCAAAGACGCGGAGCTTCTTAGAAATGAACTACACTCTTTGCCTGAATCTGCTATACGTGTCCTTATAGTATGCACGGTGTTCTTGAAACAAGCAGCAGCTTCAGGGCTTTGTCTTGCAGAGATAGGTGAGAAGATGACTCGAGATTTCGCTAGCGGTGAAGATAGTTTCAGTATCTTGGAGACCCTTTGCACCAAAGCAAAAGCAACTGTAGTTGACAAAGGAAACGAAGTGGAGATCTCAAAGATCATTCATGTATCTAAACCACCTTTGGCTCCCAAAGGACCACatgcaaaagaaaagaagagaggaAACACCAAGAGGAGCAAGAGACCACTTATCTCCGTAGTACTTGGCTCCATCATGGCTTCATTCTCGCCTTGCTTCCTCTGCTTTACTGCGACATCATATCCTGAGCGTACGGTGTAGTTCCCCGAGTTCGTATGGCTCCACGTATAATCATCTCTTCGACCCGTGCGGCTTACTTTAAGTGATAAGATTCTCGGGACATCGACAGCTGCCACTAGTTCCTGCACAAGATCAATGTTCCATTCCTTCCGTTCAAAGTCAATAAGATGGTGAACCATTAGACCAGTTTCAGTGTTTCCATCTCGTGGGATCGCTGGCCGAGGTGGGTTAGTGGGAAGCCACACATCTTTCCAAACATAAGTCTCTGCTCCAGACAGGGTTAAGTTGATATAGAACATATTgcaataaactaaaaaaaaacttatttttgcatccatgaaaaaatattataaaagtttatacaCCTTTAGCCTAGTATTGCTTCCAAAAACTTTTTACATCTCTTTTTCACCTTTGAAATGTTTCAACTCAGATATTGAGTGCATAGAACTTATTTTTTGTTAGATTGCATACCGGTTCGAACTTGGTTGGTAATGATGCTGAGTAAATGAGTTTAGAAAGTCATATATAGTCAGGTAACTTAGGGTTTAGGCACACAAGAATTACCAGAAACAAATATTGAGTAGTTTACCCAAAATTTACGCTATTACTATATTTAACTACACGCATTATCGCCTTCCAAAATTTGGTTAGTACTATATTTTCGAACCTAATATAGGAAACAATATTCAATACGATATTTGACCAAATATTAAGTGTATAGTATAAACTTAAAATGATAACCATTTCTGTGGAGGATTTGGCATAAATTACGgttatattaaataacatactaaattagtttaaaatttattgcagttttcatatattaaatacggttataataaaatggcttctgatacattatatggcttctgatacattataaaaattgtttagtttacttttaataaaatggcttctgatacatcttgcattgaaaaaaacacaaatattagattttacaaCATTATACTACATAATTGCGTAATACATTATACGGCAATGATCTATGGTAACCTtatatatggcaatatattttgatagaaaagGAAATCATGGAATGAGTTAATGGAAAATAGaattaagaaaaatagtaaTGATCTTCGACTTTCCTTAAACATGAAATGATGAAATCGGACATATCTTTGACTTTCCTTTTTACACGAAATCGTCCAATTATTCATTTTGAACTATAATGTATATGAGGAAATTCGAGTGGTACCACAATGACATTTCTTTGTAATTTATCTAGTGAATCAAtggtaattttatatatgagCTGAGAGTGAATATGGTGCTGATACGTCAGCATGACACtcatgtaaataacttacacATTTAAGGTTACTCTTTAAAAATGCTTtttgattaataagaaggggatatTCGAAGAAAGAACCACTACAAATCATTAGTAGGAAGAAATCTCCAAAAGACTCCACTCCTCCATCCAGCGACGGTCTTCTCCTTCCAAAAAGTTGCCAACACATGTAACGAGCGATAGATACCATAAAGAGATCTGTGGAACTTGTCAAGGTCAAGATGGAAGAGGGAAGAACGAAGCAAAGTGGAGCCAATCACTGGATGGTGAGAAGACAACAAACTGAAACACTGCACACCGTTTTCGTTTGTTCGAAGCCCACATCTTGCCGTCTTTTGTTTCTTAAAGTAGGAATCACTCATCCTCTCAGCTAGTGACACTTGTCACTTTCTTTCCTTAATCGTCAAGCAACGTAAAGAGACCGGCAAGGCCACAAACTTGTGAATCCGAGACGGCAAGACACAATTAGTTTCTATTCGAACAATGGAATCATCAAAAGCTTCCGTCTCTGTTACGTTCTTGATTGCTACCCTTCTTCTCTGTGGAACAGGGAGTTGCAGATCAGAAGAGAAAAGCATGATGCTACCAGGAGGCATTCATGATCTAAGAGGAAACCAGAACAGTGGAGAGATCGAGAGTCTCACTCGATTTGCTATTCAAGAACATAACAACAGAGAGGTTTTcgattctctctgttttctgATAATGGATTCCATATTGAAACAAGAAACTTTG
It encodes:
- the LOC108852968 gene encoding nucleolin 1-like yields the protein MDAYDILRSEREEFESEAAEKAFADRISGKPRALISVAGYNPNLPEDDIKKELIDLFSSCGDVTRVIVPKDPDHSPNLDRRALVILFGDGAEEKALQLNGTDVGGWNALVKVESDEEDEEAARYRSSLINELMNDPKFWYGVSVRGYDTNLPVDEVETVLKEVFSDCGEITHVFVDTLDKLTNVYFSLQEGEARALALHGTNVGGFKLDISRVASVLSNRPLGNGEIGLGYTVPAHMIEFANKKDDEIEDKVMAFKKQRRLI
- the LOC108848402 gene encoding cysteine proteinase inhibitor 3; the encoded protein is MESSKASVSVTFLIATLLLCGTGSCRSEEKSMMLPGGIHDLRGNQNSGEIESLTRFAIQEHNNRENKVLEFKKIVKAREQVVSGIMYYLTLEGNEGGQAKNFEAKVWVKPWKNFKKLEEFKESSF